The Ascochyta rabiei chromosome 5, complete sequence genome has a segment encoding these proteins:
- a CDS encoding Cellulase — protein sequence MGPTDRLKQLASQFISASPVPGPPPIHPGDSHEYHHRHNFHTLSPTSFLWRAAQIEPHATAIYHKTANGKILRRSYEETADRARGLAYYLRKHGYKRVGILATNTPAFLEAIFGIAAAGSINVAINYRLKPDDISYIFQHADVDLIIADFEFVKMLDDYKKERPNIPILVDTDTDATEGELSGPFDDAVLEGLKYDIETGNKGWPDLAAQASDEEEVFALAYTSGTTARPKGVEYTHRGVYLAAMGNVIESGLNYHRGRAKYLWTLPMFHATGWTFPWSVTAVRGTHYCLRKIDYPEIWRLLKDEGVTHFNAAPTVNTLLCAAKEAEKLPQEVRVTVAASPPSAWLFEQMTNLNLHPVHVYGLTETYGPITKGYHMPEWENIPEKEKYAKMARQGHGFVTGLPARVIKTEQDEGVLINVEKNGQEIGEIVFEGNICAKGYYKDAEATRKLWAGGVSHTGDLAVWYPDGAIQILDRAKDIIISGGENISSVALEGMLATHPSVLEVGVCAVADSHWGERPKAFVTTKDGTNSDTLGEEMIQWAKEQSNISRFMVPREVVVVSELPKTSTGKIKKNILREWAKGNMDAK from the exons ATGGGTCCGACAGATCGTCTCAAGCAACTGGCATCGCAGTTCATTTCAGCGAGTCCTGTACCCGGTCCACCACCAATCCATCCTGGTGACAGTCATGAGTACCACCATCGCCACAATTTCCACACCCTGAGTCCAACATCCTTTCTTTGGAGAGCTGCGCAGATTGAACCCCACGCAACAGCCATCTACCACAAGACAGCCAATGGCAAGATTCTAAGGAGATCATACGAAGAGACTGCGGACCGCGCACGAGGTCTGGCGTACTATTTGCGAAAGCATGGCTACAAAAGAGTTGGGATCCTAGCGACTAACACTCCTGCATTTTTGGAAGCCATATTCGGTATCGCAGCTGCTGGATCCATCAACGTTGCGATCAACTACCGTCTGAAGCCTGATGATATCAGCTATATCTTTCAACACGCGGATGTAGATCTAATCATCGCCGACTTCGAATTCGTCAAGATGTTGGATGATTACAAGAAGGAAAGACCAAATATACCGATCCTGGTGGATACAGATACGGACGCGACAGAAGGCGAGTTGTCGGGACCATTTGACGACGCAGTTTTGGAAGGACTGAAGTACGATATTGAGACCGGAAACAAGGGCTGGCCAGATCTCGCAGCACAAGCGTCAGATGAGGAAGAGGTTTTCGCTCTAGCTTATACATCAGGCACCACGGCACGACCAAAGGGAGTCGAGTACACACACCGAGGTGTCTATCTTGCAGCAATGGGCAACGTGATCGAGTCCGGACTGAACTACCACAGGGGACGCGCAAAATATCTTTGGACTCTCCCAATGTTCCACGCAACAGGCTGGACCTTCCCCTGGAGCGTGACCGCAGTACGAGGGACACATTACTGTCTGCGCAAGATAGACTACCCTGAAATCTGGCGCTTACTCAAGGACGAGGGCGTCACACACTTCAATGCCGCGCCCACTGTGAACACCCTGCTCTGTGCGGCCAAAGAGGCTGAAAAGCTACCTCAAGAAGTCAGAGTCACCGTTGCTGCAAGTCCGCCATCAGCATGGCTCTTCGAACAGATGACAAATCTGAACCTGCACCCAGTCCACGTCTACGGTCTGACGGAAACCTATGGTCCAATCACCAAGGGCTACCACATGCCAGAGTGGGAGAATATTCCCGAGAAAGAGAAGTATGCAAAGATGGCACGACAAGGTCACGGTTTCGTGACGGGTCTGCCCGCTCGAGTCATCAAGACGGAACAAGACGAAGGCGTGCTCATCAATGTTGAAAAGAACGGTCAAGAGATTGGTGAGATCGTGTTCGAAGGCAATATCTGTGCGAAAGGCTACTACAAAGATGCTGAAGCAACAAGGAAACTGTGGGCCGGCGGCGTGTCCCATACCGGTGACTTAGCAGTCTGGTACCCAGACGGTGCAATTCAGATCCTTGATCGTGCAAAAGACATCATCATTTCGG GTGGCGAAAACATATCCTCCGTAGCTCTTGAAGGCATGCTCGCGACACACCCCTCCGTTCTCGAAGTCGGCGTCTGCGCCGTTGCAGATTCGCACTGGGGCGAGCGGCCCAAAGCCTTCGTCACAACAAAAGATGGCACAAATAGCGACACTCTGGGCGAAGAGATGATTCAGTGGGCAAAGGAGCAGAGTAATATCAGTAGGTTCATGGTGCCGAGGGAGGTTGTGGTTGTGAGTGAGCTGCCGAAGACGAGTACAGGGAAGATCAAGAAGAATATACTCAGGGAGTGGGCGAAGGGAAACATGGATGCCAAATAG
- a CDS encoding 60S ribosomal protein L16A: protein MSTFEPVIVIDGKGHLLGRLASTVAKQLLNGQKIVVVRCEALNISGEFFRAKLKYQAFMRKQTRFNPTRGGPFHFRAPSKMFWRTVRGMIPHKTARGNAAMERLKTFEGIPPPYDKKKRVVVPQALRVLRLKPGRKYCTVGRLGHEFGWKYQDVVSRLEERRKVKGAAYYERKKAARRQLAEAQKTANVDGKTKEQLTSLGY, encoded by the exons ATGTCGACATTCGAACCGGTCATC GTCATCGACGGCAAGGGGCACCTTCTCGGTCGCCTGGCCTCTACGGTCGCCAAGCAGCTGCTCAACGGCCAGAAGATCGTCGTTGTGCGATGCGAGGCCTTGAACATCTCCGGCGAGTTCTTCCGCGCGAAGC TAAAGTACCAGGCTTTCATGCGCAAGCAGACCAGGTTCAACCCCACTCGTGGTGGTCCCTTCCACTTCCGCGCTCCCTCCAAGATGTTCTGGCGCACCGTTCGTGGCATGATCCCTCACAAGACTGCCCGCGGTAACGCCGCCATGGAGCGTCTCAAGACCTTCGAGGGTATCCCTCCCCCTTACGACAAGAAGAAGCGCGTCGTCGTTCCCCAGGCCCTCCGTGTCCTGAGGTTGAAGCCCGGCCGCAAGTACTGCACCGTCGGTCGTCTCGGCCACGAGTTCGGCTGGAAGTACCAGGACGTCGTCTCTCG CCTTGAGGAGCGCAGGAAAGTCAAGGGTGCCGCATACTACGAGCGCAAGAAGGCCGCTCGCAGGCAGTTGGCTGAGGCCCAGAAGACCGCCAACGTTGACGGCAAGACCAAGGAGCAGCTCACCTCCCTCGGCTACTAG